The genome window GGTGGCTGTTCCTGTAAAAAGGGTGCGGCGCACACGGCGGTACCTGCACGACGGTTTTTTCCTCGCGCAGGAGTAACACCATGAACCTCACTCTGCTCAAAGAGTTCTTCGCCGGCTTCCTGCGGACCCGGCACATCGCCCGGCATTTCCGCCGCCTGGCAATGCTCGAAACCGTGACCGACGCCAGCGTCAGCCGCGAAGTGCCGCCGACCCTGGCGCAAACCCTGGTGGTCTCGGCCAACAGCAGTGCCGTGCAATTGCTCGGCACCCTGGGCAGCCACGCCGAGGGGTTGAACACTCAGGAGGCCGACGCCCTGCGCGTGCAATACGGCCTCAACGAAGTCGAGCATGAGCAGCCGCTGCCTTGGTGGGTGCACCTGTGGCACTGCTACAAGAACCCGTTCAACCTGCTGCTGACCCTGCTGGCGGTGATCTCCTGGCTGACCGAAGACATGAAGGCCGCCACCGTGATTTTCTCCATGGTGGTGCTGTCGACGCTGCTGCGCTTCTGGCAGGAAGCCAAGTCCAACAAGGCTGCCGATGCCTTGAAAGCCATGGTGAGCAACACCGCCACCGTGCTGCGCCGTGAGGAGGCCAAGCGCATCGAATTGCCGATCAAGCAATTGGTGCCGGGTGACCTGATTTTCCTGTCTGCCGGTGACATGATCCCCGCCGATTGCCGTGTGCTCAGTGCCAAGGACCTGTTCGTCAGCCAGGCGGCGATGACCGGCGAATCGATGCCGGTTGAAAAGTTCGCCCAGCAGCAGGACGCCAACACCCGCAACCCGCTGGACCTGGAGAACATCCTGTTCATGGGCACCAACGTGGTGTCCGGCGCTGCGACGGCGGTGATCCTGACCACCGGCAACAGCACCTATTTTGGCGCGCTGGCCCAACGTGTGACTGCCACAGACCGTGCAACCACTTCGTTCCAGCACGGCGTCAACAAGGTCAGCTGGTTGCTCATCCGCTTCATGTTCGTGATGGCGCCGCTGGTGCTGTTCATCAACGGCTTCACCAAGGGTGACTGGACCGAAGCGCTGCTGTTCGCGTTGTCGATTGCCGTGGGGCTGACCCCGGAAATGCTACCGATGATCGTGACGTCCACCCTTGCTAAAGGCGCGGTGTTTCTGTCGCGCAAGAAAGTCATCGTCAAGCGCCTGGACGCGATCCAGAACTTTGGCGCCATGGACGTGCTGTGCACCGACAAGACCGGCACCCTGACCCAGGACAAGATCTTCCTGGCCCGCCATGTGGACGTGTGGGGCGAAGAGTCCGATGACGTGCTGGAAATGGCCTACCTCAACAGCTATTACCAGACAGGCCTGAAAAACCTGCTGGATGTGGCGGTGCTGGAGCACGTGGAGGTGCATCGCGAGCTGAAGGTCGGCACCGCGTTCCAGAAAATTGATGAGATCCCATTCGACTTCAATCGCCGCCGCATGTCGGTGGTGGTCGCCGAGCAGGGTCAACCGCACCTGCTGATCTGCAAGGGCGCCGTGGAGGAAATCCTCTCGGTGTGCAACAACGTGCGCCATGGCGAGACCAACGAGGCGCTGACTGAAGAGTTGCTGGCGCGCATTCGTCAGGTGACGGCAGCGTTCAACGAAGAAGGCCTGCGCGTGGTCGCCGTAGCTGCACAGCCGATGGCGCCGGGGCGTGACACCTACAGCCTGGCGGATGAGAACAACCTTACGCTGATCGGCTACGTTGCCTTCCTCGACCCACCGAAGGAAAGCACCGCGCCTGCGCTCAAGGCTCTCAAGGCCCACGGCGTCGCCGTGAAAGTGCTCACCGGTGACAACGAACTGGTCACCGCCAAGATCTGCCGCGAAGTGGGCCTGGAGCAACAAGGCCTGCTGATGGGCAACGACATCGAGGACATGACCGACGCCGAACTGGCCAAGGC of Pseudomonas azotoformans contains these proteins:
- the mgtA gene encoding magnesium-translocating P-type ATPase — translated: MNLTLLKEFFAGFLRTRHIARHFRRLAMLETVTDASVSREVPPTLAQTLVVSANSSAVQLLGTLGSHAEGLNTQEADALRVQYGLNEVEHEQPLPWWVHLWHCYKNPFNLLLTLLAVISWLTEDMKAATVIFSMVVLSTLLRFWQEAKSNKAADALKAMVSNTATVLRREEAKRIELPIKQLVPGDLIFLSAGDMIPADCRVLSAKDLFVSQAAMTGESMPVEKFAQQQDANTRNPLDLENILFMGTNVVSGAATAVILTTGNSTYFGALAQRVTATDRATTSFQHGVNKVSWLLIRFMFVMAPLVLFINGFTKGDWTEALLFALSIAVGLTPEMLPMIVTSTLAKGAVFLSRKKVIVKRLDAIQNFGAMDVLCTDKTGTLTQDKIFLARHVDVWGEESDDVLEMAYLNSYYQTGLKNLLDVAVLEHVEVHRELKVGTAFQKIDEIPFDFNRRRMSVVVAEQGQPHLLICKGAVEEILSVCNNVRHGETNEALTEELLARIRQVTAAFNEEGLRVVAVAAQPMAPGRDTYSLADENNLTLIGYVAFLDPPKESTAPALKALKAHGVAVKVLTGDNELVTAKICREVGLEQQGLLMGNDIEDMTDAELAKAVETTNVFAKLTPSHKERIVRLLKANGHVVGFMGDGINDAPALRTADIGISVDSAVDIAKEAADIILLEKSLMILEEGVLEGRRTFANMLKYIKMTASSNFGNVFSVLVASAFIPFLPMLPMHLLVQNLLYDISQIAIPFDNVDDEMLSKPQRWQPGDVGRFMLFFGPISSIFDITTFALMWYVFDANTPDHQTLFQSGWFVVGLLTQTLIVHMIRTPKIPFLQSRAAMPLMVMTGVIMAVGIFLPMGPLAHYFKLQALPSLYFVFLPVILLAYMALTQAVKGYYIRKFGWQ